The window ttgataaatatttcacATCAATATtatggtgataaaaaaaaataatatcatttaataatgaattatcaagtaatataataaatttattgacttttacaataaaaataaaagaatataatgattttggaaggctttttttattgttattaaataataaattgttaaatatgataaatttatttactttaataataattatcttaaaaattatataaaacttatttttaattaattgattgtttttttttacactaaataTTCATTAAACTTAATACAATAAGAGGAAAAAGATACATACtaatagtgtaattttttttatatctttctaTCATAAACTATATGTATggtaagagagaaaaaaattcatatctacttaattttagattaattagtagtattaaaaatttatagtaaTCATACATAAAATGTAAACTCTTcggtttattatttataaaactcatttattgtcttcgaaaaaaaaaaactcatttatttaagAATGGGAGCCATTTCAAAACTATCTCTCCGGTACTGGCATAAAATTTGTACAAACGGAAAGAGACAATTCAACGGATCTATTTTACCCTTTACAGTTTGGTCTTAGTTTTGTCACTggattgtcatttttttttttcctttccatttTTCCTCTGCCGCTTCTAGGGCTTTCGTGTCGTGGATTACATAGATGTtgaggaaaaaatattatttaataattttgattttctttttagtatctaattaatttaattttaaagtttaatatattttgacataaataatttaattttctttatatataagttaGAATAACTATTCtcaacaataaaaattttagctatcattttttaaagatggtatttttagttttaatataatctgccttaaaataattttattttattttttaaaattcttttgtcTTCTAATTTATCAATTTCAATATCTTTAGTTTTagcttttttgaaaaaaaaattaacaatggtTAAAAATAACGACAGTGAAATGTGTAATACACATtctgtccaaaaaaaaaagtgcaaaataaacatctaaataaaaataaagagaatattAATAGAAAAAGTAGGAAGAGTGAGAGTCTCACGCTTCAAattgtatattataatttataatgtaaaaataaatatagaaaaaagcCTCTTAAAGACCATTTTTCTATTTGTAATtctcaacattttttattataatttttaacactTACTATCGATTTTgatattgcaaaaaaaaaccaagtttaaaaataaaataaataaagatgtaTGTATGATTTTAAGTGTAAGTTTTTGTAGAAAATTTTACCCAAATCAAGATATTGTGATGtgtaataaaaatcacactaaATTGGTCGAGTCAACCAATTTGATCAGAAACTTAAATTATGTTCATCCAATTACATGCTTTTGAATCATTTATTCATatgtattgataaaaaaaaaaaaaaaaactgatcaaCTTAGCATTCAACTAGTGAGTAGGGGTGATAATAAGTCAGGTGGGCCTACAGGAGTCTACGACCTGACCTACATAAAACCTGACCTGAACTagtctatttaattaaaaggttaggctcaagcttttttaaaagtctatcaaattaaataccagacttaggcttattaaaaaatcttataaaccTGATAGGctggcctatatatatgtatatatatttatattattttttgggtacaattaattttttttttaaaactatcaccataacttctattcctataatcaagtaagactttaattacaatttagatgtgagtcatgtgccctttatatttctcattatttttattgatttttctagTTCTTTTAACGTTTCCTTTTCCTTTAACTTTCATATTACGTGTCTACTCCAGAATGTAAAGaagcttttaaaaaggctatcgGGCCAgactaggcttttaaaaaggtcaggctgaaccaaaataaaagcctttgataggTTATACGTCAGGCTCAAGCATCAAAAATTCATCGTAGACTAGGCCTAGGCCTTTCAAAGTCTGGCCTTGTCTATTCTCACCCCTACTAATGAGAATCAATCAGCCAACTCGATCGattctaataaattataattatacgaTTTTTAAAACGCTCctgcttgaaaaaaaatttcagcAGTCTGACACGCTCTAAACAAAGAAGTGGTATGACATCTTACTATCTTTTCCCTATTGCCAAGTCTTcaaaaaaattgtcatgtttgcttttgaaagattgtaaTGTAATGTCGTAGTTTTGGTCTTAGGTTATTAAACCttacaaataaagttatttctccaACCTAGGACTTCTTTTATTGTCTCTTATGAAATCTTCCTTCAACATATGTCCACTTATTTCTCCATTACGAGCCGACCTTATTTAGAGTTATAGTTTGAGCCTTTTGGTAGGACAGCAATTTGATAGTTACTGCCAACAAGACTAATAAAAACCAAGCAATTTGGGGTTTAGTTACTAGTCAACTGCAACTTATTATTGATAAGAAAGCATAACTTCTCTATATCTACATTGAAGCTAGCAAAAAAGAAGTTAACATTTCATGGCAACCCCCTCCCAGGGTCAAGCTCCTTGAAGCAGGGGCCgatccaaaaaaaatacttagtGGGGGTAAGGAAATAGTCTATaacaaaatgatttattttttttcttctaacttATTTTACTAGTTTAATTTGGTATTCTTATTATTTGCATGTTCAATTAGgtgttttacttttaaattgtttaattaggtactttatttttaaaatgatttaatttagtcttatttaaaatcaatttaggtTCTACTTACTAAAACTTTTGGAACAAATGAAAGAATAATAAGACTAAATTgaatctattttataaaataaaaatcttaattgaacCTTTTAAAAGTAAAGGATCATAttgaaccattttttttaaaaaaaaaaaaacctgaaaacctAATTGATCCAAGGAATAGTAATAAGTGATGacaattttttcctttctctatcTGTTTAGGATTGTGCCAAGGTGTATTTTTGTGTTACTAACTTACTACGTATTTAGTATTAAAGGTGTGtgaattgtaaaaattaaaataataaaatggtcAAATTAATATCAgcatattcttttttatcttataattttgtttattattttttaacatatatatatatatatatatatatatatatatatatatatatatatatatatatatatatacacactatgggggcaaaaaaaattattaaatgtttaaaaaaagaaaataaaaatcttgtGAGGACAATTACTTCCCGAGCTTCTAACATGCATCCGCTAGTGTTTACAATTTGAATGATCAATTCTTATAGAGTGTGTttagatagagaattttaattgaggaaaataatttatcagaaaatttaaatttttttaatctaaaattcattgtttggatttttttatgaagaatttaaatttttagaattttaaaacagaattttaaacaactaaaaatgtgaaattttaatttctttctaaaaggtaagaaattgaaattctcttcttaatATAAGAACCTTCTAAAATGTTTGAATTCACGACTCTTGTCTCACGTCGATGATCCTCTTCTTAAAGAAACATTATCTGAGCTCACAGAGCGTCGATCGGGTGTAGACATAGGAGGACATGTAAAACTGCACCCACCAGTTTAGGGAACAGTAGTTGCTGCCTATCACGCGGCGGAGGTTCTCACCAGCGCGGAGGGCCTGGGTCATGCCTTGCGTCGTTGACTGAATGTTGTGGTTGGGTATGATGGTGTACGTCATCGACTCATCGTGTCCCGGTTCTCTTGTGTCTCCCCATGCCGCATCAATATTATTCTCTTTGGAAGCACATCCAACATATCTTCTGTtctctttgcattcattttctttcaccctcacaattttaatttttttatccaaacacaaaattttgaaaataaaagaatttcaattgaaatatttgaaattcttaaaatttaaaatttctcagaatttaaaattttatcatccaaacacactcataAAATTTTTCGTTTCAATGTTGTTATAAGGGTTATACTTCCTTCGTGCACCTTCAACTACTCCTCACCAAAGTCCTGGATTCTTCCATGTTTTGGATTTGTGAGTATCCATTCTTCACACCTACAAAGAGGCTAATTATTATGAAGATTTGTGAGCATCGAgtcttaatatatatacatcatttgattttagtccttatcaaatattttcttaacttAGACTAATTCAAAATGAACAATATattataagattaaaataaaaataaaaaatatattacaggaactaaaaaaattacaaagatcattttaaaaagtaactttacaagaatgaaaataataaaaaaattgtatattacaTGAACAAAATCTGTTTATTTAAgcctttttcctttaaaaaaagtcCATTGAAAATAATCTTTTTCGAGTACTAGTGATGGACAAAGGAAAGCCGGCTGGTCCAACAGGCCCGGTTCACTATCAATATATTTCATTTCTCTCTTCTTAGTTTCCTTTTCATACTCACCGCCTCACCAatacttagtttttttttttcttttgttaagataaaagaaaaagtgtagAGTACAATTCAATGTTATGGTTGACACGATGGAAAAAAGCATCACCGTCTTAGCCATTGCTGCTCCCTCGTCTTCTCCATTTTTCAACGCTTTTTCCCAGAGGTACTCCTTGAAGATCtccttcaattttcttttcgggtttatttcaataaattaagattaatatTTGTGTAAAAGATTTGTgatttcaattttgaaattgaagccATATTATAGGATAGGATTTTCATTATTACTGGTGTTATTAGTTAGAGTatggtttatttttatttttttggtgggTGTGTGAAGAACTGAGGATTATGTTATCTTGTTCAtaaattaggattttttttctaaggAAAAGAAGGGTATGGAGGGTTTGATATTGTTGTGGGGATTGATATGAATGATGACTGTGTTTATAAGGTTGTTGTTTTGTCCAATTGTTTTTGGGATGGCAACATTGAACCGACCAGAAGCAAAACTCATCAAGCTGATGAGGTAGTTCAATCCAATGGGTGGTTCACTTCTCACGTGTTGTTTGTCGATGGAGAATCATCATCCATCCACACTCTTGTCCATGGATTCAAGTGCTCCTTCTCACCAGGATCTGGATCTGCATATGAATGGCAAAGTCACACTCTCGTGTCCACCTGATATCAATTTGCCCCTCTCGGCCGAGCGCAGTCCACCTCCACAGCCTTGGAATCCTGATCCTTCTGATACTGTGTTTGATATTGGTCTTGGTACTCAAGGACTCGAGACTGAGAGTTTCGTCCAACTCCCCAAAGTTGGAAGGAAATGCGCCAAACGGCTTGATAGCATATGGGGTGCTTGGTTTTTCTTCAGATTTTACTTCAAGCCGGCATTGGTTGAGAAGTCCAAGGCCAAGGTTGTTAGGGACAGCAATGGTGTTTCGGGGTTCGATAAATCCGATATCAAGCTTGATGTTTTCATGGTTCAACACGACATGGAAAACATGTACATGTGGGTTTTCAAGGAGAAGCCGGAGAATGCTTTGGGTAAGATGCAGTTGAGGAGCTACATGAATGGGCATTCCCGCCAAGGGGAGCGCCCATTTCCATTTAGTGCTGACCGGGGTTTTGTTCGATCCCACCGGATGCAGCGGAAGCATTATAGAGGACTTTCAAATCCACAATGTGTGCACGGCATTGAGGTTGTTCCATCACCCAATCTTATGAGTCTTGATAAGGATGAGCAGAAAAAGTGGATTGAACTCACTGGCCGAGATTTGAACTTCACAATCCCACCTGAAGCAAGTGACTTCAGTTCATGGAGGAATCTTCCCAACACAGAATTTGAGCTCGAGAGACCACTTCCCCTGATCAAGAGCGCTCCGAATCCACACCCAAAGAAGATGCTTAATGGATCTGTGTTGAATTTATCAACTCATCTGTCTAACCTCAGTAATGGTAACGGGACTGTCCTGTCTTCTGTTAGCAGCAAGAAAAGGAAGGACTTTTTCCTTTatgagaaagatgaagaatGTTGCTTGGCTATTAATCCTCCACCTGATCAGATTCCAGATTTGGTAATGCACCCAAGTGAATCACACTGGTTGAATGACTTCAGAGGGGTGATGAAGAATGTTTGTGGACCAGTTACAGCTGCAAAAACTGTTTATGAGGATGAACGAGGTTTCTTGATCATTATCAGTTTGCCATTTGTGGATCTTCCTACTGTAAAAGTTTCTTGGAGGAACACTGTAACTCATGGTATCATAAAGGTTTCTTGTGTTAGTGTATCTCGCAAGCCATTTATCAAGAGAAACGATAGGACATTCAAGCTTACAGAGCCATTGTCAGAGCACTGCCCTCCTGGTGAATTCGTTCGTGAAATCCCTCTTTCAACTCGAATTCCTGAAGATGCCAATATAGAAGCATACTATGATGAGCCAGGATCTGTGCTTGAGATAATGGTGCCAAAACTTCTTCCAGGAGCAGAAGAGCATGAAGTTCGTGTTTGCCTTCGCCCAAATGTGGGGAATGATCTCATGTTGACTTGAGTTATAGACATGAGTTAGGcacttaa of the Glycine max cultivar Williams 82 chromosome 13, Glycine_max_v4.0, whole genome shotgun sequence genome contains:
- the LOC100805458 gene encoding uncharacterized protein, translating into MGGSLLTCCLSMENHHPSTLLSMDSSAPSHQDLDLHMNGKVTLSCPPDINLPLSAERSPPPQPWNPDPSDTVFDIGLGTQGLETESFVQLPKVGRKCAKRLDSIWGAWFFFRFYFKPALVEKSKAKVVRDSNGVSGFDKSDIKLDVFMVQHDMENMYMWVFKEKPENALGKMQLRSYMNGHSRQGERPFPFSADRGFVRSHRMQRKHYRGLSNPQCVHGIEVVPSPNLMSLDKDEQKKWIELTGRDLNFTIPPEASDFSSWRNLPNTEFELERPLPLIKSAPNPHPKKMLNGSVLNLSTHLSNLSNGNGTVLSSVSSKKRKDFFLYEKDEECCLAINPPPDQIPDLVMHPSESHWLNDFRGVMKNVCGPVTAAKTVYEDERGFLIIISLPFVDLPTVKVSWRNTVTHGIIKVSCVSVSRKPFIKRNDRTFKLTEPLSEHCPPGEFVREIPLSTRIPEDANIEAYYDEPGSVLEIMVPKLLPGAEEHEVRVCLRPNVGNDLMLT